AAATTTGCTATCATTGCATGAATTTCTAGCATATATACTTTTCAGAATTAGTCCAGCTGTATCATATAGATCGTATGTAGAATTTCAAAGCAAAAAGATGATTGGTTTTTTAGGTGTCTCTTGGAATATATATGAGCGCTTGCAGTAATTGAACAAcatagaaaaatgttttgttattatctGCAATATATCGTTTGATGGAACTAAATCCACACGCTAATTTATTGGACACGTGTAAGAAACATGAACTATATGTAGCATAATATTCTTTCCTAAATGAGTATCAAAACGATCCTAAGCCCTGTCTTGTTGTGTGCAAACACTATCAGGCTAGCATAAAGGCAAAGGATTTCGACATGTGGAATGATAGCTTgtgagaaatgaaaatgaaagcgGCTTTGTAATTGTACTGTGCGTAATACAACTAAAATATTCGCTCGAATTTCGCGATGGGATAAACTTGTTCAACGCGAATTCTCGATAGGTCGATAGTTACTATATCGCTATATTTCAAACAGTCCTGAATCGTTCTCAACGGAAAGTGTATCCCGGGTTCGTGGGAATCGTAACGAAGTTATGAATCAATAATCTTCAATGGTCTGGTAAAGGATTAAGAAAAATGCGTCTCCCGATTCAGGACGGATGTCTTTGTAGTAATGTTACGTACTGTATCTGTCTGTAGATGTATACAAGCGAAATAGGACGGTTTGAAAACGTCTAACAGTGGCAAAACAATGTGAAAATGCGGAAGCCAAATAAAGCACtacaaattatatttaaaagacACTActgaatttcttttttgtttgaaatgtttaaatcTTGTCTGTTCTTACAACAGGTTCAGCTTTGCCATACTCAACCCAGCACTATAAACATAAACCCTTTGCTTGCCTGTCATTATTTGACAATACTCATccgaaagagcaaaaaaaaaatagcgtcCTTTCTTGAAGCggcacatttttgcaacaaatcgaATTTACAGAAAATTACTGTATTTTAGTGCAGTGCAGCGATCAAAATGGATATCCGACCAAATCACACTGTCTACATTAACAACCTGAACGAGAAAATCAACAAGGATGAGCTGAAAAAGTCACTCTACGCTATTTTCTCCCAGTTCGGTCAAATCCTCGATATCGTCGCGTACAAAACGCTGAAAATGCGCGGCCAAGCATTTATCATCTTTAAGGAAATATCCAGCGCAACGAATGCGATGCGTACGATGCAAGGATTCCCCTTCTACGATAAACCGATGCGCATCAACTATTCCAAATCCGATAGTGATATGATTGCGAAGCTGAAGGGAACCTTCCAGGAGCGACCGAAGCGCGTGAAGCAACCGAAACCGGTGCAGACGGAGGACAAGAAGgcaaagaaattgaaaaatgccGGCGAGGTGGGAGCGACAAACAATTCGGCCACTGCTGAGCAACCACCGAACCAAATCCTGTTCCTTACGAACCTGCCGGAGGAAACGAACGAGATGATGCTGTCTATGTTGTTCAATCAATTCCCGGGCTTCAAGGAGGTTCGTTTGGTACCGAATCGGCACGACATTGCGTTCGTCGAGTTTGCGACGGAACTGCAGAGTGGTGCAGCACGGGAAGCACTGCAGGGATTCAAGATTACACCGACCCACGCAATGAAGATATCGTTTGCGAAGAAGTAAATGCTCTCCGTATCGTATAAAAGCCTAACAGGTGATCTTATCTTACTACACCAGTGGATCATCGGGTGTCGATGCAGCCACAGGTAAATTTTATAATGTACAATTGAACATGAACTGAACTGATAAACAATAAACCATGCATTAAGCATTGCACTTCCGCTATATCATGGTATTGTCGGTTTGGTGATTGCTTAGAATATAAACCGGAATACATTGACTGTGTTTTATTGTCCGTTTAGATTATCGCTCATGGGGATCTCATTTAAAATGTGGTGGGAATGTTACGGGTTTAAATTGATCTTTTTACAAGTGCTTTCCATTCAGAGAACTGAAACTGCTTCTACAAGGTATGAATGGTCGTGTACAGCTCTAACATAAGACTTTACAGTTAAATAAACATCTTTTATTCTCAAACCGCTTGCTGTTTACACTTTAATGTAAATCTTCATATTTAAACATGTAGACGGTGTGATGAACGACGTTACAGAATACCATGAAACCTTGAGCTCATCTTCAGTTGCCCTTCGAAGTACCTGCCTCAGATCCGTTGTTCTCTGCCTGTTTCCGATGATGTTCCTGCACAGCTAATTGTGCCTGGCTGAGCTTCGTCTGCCCTTCATACGCAACCTTCCTTATATCATCTTCGTTCTTCTTGTTGACTGTTTTCGTAATAACCTGCTTCAGTTTGTGTGCCTCTTCGAATCTGTGTTTCTTTGACTGAATGGGTGCATctgcaaaaattcaaaataagaTGACAAACTCTTCTCGCTTATCTGCTTCACGACAGCAACACTTACTTTTCCGTTTATTAAATGCCGTTCCCGGCTTCTTGTTGGCACCTTTCTTTACATTTGGTGCTGATTTCGATTTTAATTTCAACTTTCCCTGAGCCATCGCGAGGAAGCGAGTGAAAAATTGGAAACCCGAACTGTGAAGatttccaaaataaaaacaaatagcaaGCATGCGGCGGACGAACTGTGACAGATGTCATTCAGTGGTAGAAATGGACGTGAAATACGCCAATCCGATACTTACGTGAGAAGCTCGTAAtgttttgaggaaaatttgtgaAGCATTTTGCCAGAAAGAATACAGAAAGCATCAAAGGAAATGTTCCGGAGTATAGCTTCATTGGGTGAGTGTTTTGTAAGAAGATAATTCGCCTTGTTATGTGgtttaaaatatcattttccttttcccattTTAGCTATACGCCAAGTGGTACAAACAAGAGCCGTCATTAGTCGAGTTCCGCCGGTGATCCCCGCGCTTACATCTCAATCGGGGCGTAATTTTTCGATATTTGTACGACCGAACAACGATGCGGTTCCTTCCTTTCGCAACACGATCTCAGGGATACCGAACAACACGTGTTCCACGGAACCGTCTACATCCCTCCGATTGCTTGATGCCATGGCTAAATCTCCGGTGTTACAAACGCAACCTAGTCGTACCGTGATTAAGTTTTCCTTGCGGAAAGGCAAAAGAAAGACAGTGAAAGCAGTGGTTAAGCGATTCAAGCGTCTGGATTGGGGTGGTTGGATACGGACCATCTCGGGACGGCATAAGAAAATGTGGCGAAAGCGAGCGAACCGAAAGCGTCGTCTACGGCAGCACGTTCTCGTGAATGGGACGCAGGCTACGCTGCTGGATAAGATGGTAACCAAGTACTGGAAGCGTCCCAGGCATTACATCAACGATCCATACGCACCGTACCATACCAGGGAGGAATTTGTGTACACTAGAAGAAAGCCACTGAAGCAATGAGCGATGCcatcgtgccgaacggatgtagttgaataattaaaaccatTTACCAGTGAATAATAAGTGTGTATTTAGGGTGTCCAGCTACCATCAACGGAAGACTTGCATCCGAATTGTAAAAT
The DNA window shown above is from Anopheles funestus chromosome 3RL, idAnoFuneDA-416_04, whole genome shotgun sequence and carries:
- the LOC125767416 gene encoding U1 small nuclear ribonucleoprotein A; translated protein: MDIRPNHTVYINNLNEKINKDELKKSLYAIFSQFGQILDIVAYKTLKMRGQAFIIFKEISSATNAMRTMQGFPFYDKPMRINYSKSDSDMIAKLKGTFQERPKRVKQPKPVQTEDKKAKKLKNAGEVGATNNSATAEQPPNQILFLTNLPEETNEMMLSMLFNQFPGFKEVRLVPNRHDIAFVEFATELQSGAAREALQGFKITPTHAMKISFAKK
- the LOC125767419 gene encoding uncharacterized protein LOC125767419 translates to MAQGKLKLKSKSAPNVKKGANKKPGTAFNKRKNAPIQSKKHRFEEAHKLKQVITKTVNKKNEDDIRKVAYEGQTKLSQAQLAVQEHHRKQAENNGSEAGTSKGN
- the LOC125767417 gene encoding 39S ribosomal protein L35, mitochondrial; the protein is MFRSIASLAIRQVVQTRAVISRVPPVIPALTSQSGRNFSIFVRPNNDAVPSFRNTISGIPNNTCSTEPSTSLRLLDAMAKSPVLQTQPSRTVIKFSLRKGKRKTVKAVVKRFKRLDWGGWIRTISGRHKKMWRKRANRKRRLRQHVLVNGTQATLLDKMVTKYWKRPRHYINDPYAPYHTREEFVYTRRKPLKQ